The following proteins come from a genomic window of Natrinema saccharevitans:
- a CDS encoding phosphohexomutase domain-containing protein has product MTLFGTAGIRGPVDEVTPSLALAVGQAAAEPETTFVVGRDGRETGPALAAAMEAGLESAGADVRRVGRVPTPALAYASRGRQGVMITASHNPPADNGIKLFADGVEYDSDAERAVDEAVAADDGPVHWDEWGDGERLAVLSEYRDAVTDYVRERFADAATPADPLEGLRIAVDCGNGVGALATPQVLERLGATVVAVNASVDGHFPGRGSKPTPETLSEFSAFLADGEFDLGLAHDGDADRLVVLGPDGDVIHEDTILAVVAARYAADSDADDPVVVTTPNASARIDERVRAAGGRVERVRLGALHEGIARERDRGSADTEVAFAAEPWKHIHTAFGGWIDGVASAAVVAAVVAAAGDTDRLREPVTERPYRKVSLDCPDAAKADAVTALETDLPDAFPEATVDTDYGVRLEFEDASWLLVRPSGTEPYVRLYAESESVDDLVDEASAVVESAVEDAR; this is encoded by the coding sequence ATGACTCTCTTCGGAACCGCGGGGATTCGGGGCCCCGTCGACGAAGTAACACCGTCGCTCGCGCTCGCCGTCGGGCAGGCCGCCGCCGAACCAGAGACGACGTTCGTCGTCGGCCGCGACGGCCGGGAGACAGGCCCGGCGCTCGCCGCGGCGATGGAGGCCGGCCTCGAGAGCGCCGGGGCCGACGTGCGCCGCGTTGGACGGGTGCCGACGCCCGCACTGGCCTACGCCTCGCGCGGTCGACAGGGCGTGATGATCACCGCCAGCCACAACCCGCCCGCGGACAACGGAATCAAGCTCTTCGCCGACGGCGTCGAGTACGACAGCGACGCCGAGCGGGCCGTCGACGAGGCCGTCGCGGCCGACGACGGCCCCGTCCACTGGGACGAGTGGGGCGACGGCGAACGTCTCGCCGTCCTCTCCGAGTATCGCGACGCGGTCACCGACTACGTCCGGGAGCGGTTCGCCGACGCCGCGACCCCGGCGGACCCGCTCGAGGGACTGCGGATCGCCGTCGACTGCGGGAACGGCGTCGGCGCGCTCGCGACGCCGCAGGTCCTCGAGCGCCTCGGCGCGACGGTCGTCGCGGTCAACGCCTCCGTCGACGGCCACTTCCCCGGCCGGGGGAGCAAGCCGACCCCGGAGACGCTCTCGGAGTTCTCGGCGTTCCTCGCGGACGGCGAGTTCGACCTCGGCCTCGCTCACGACGGCGACGCGGACCGACTGGTCGTCCTCGGTCCCGACGGCGACGTGATCCACGAGGACACGATCCTCGCGGTGGTCGCGGCCCGTTACGCGGCCGACAGCGACGCCGACGACCCCGTCGTCGTCACGACGCCCAACGCCTCCGCCCGCATCGACGAGCGGGTCCGCGCGGCCGGCGGCCGGGTCGAGCGCGTCCGGCTCGGGGCGCTCCACGAGGGGATCGCGAGGGAGCGCGATCGCGGCTCGGCCGACACCGAGGTCGCGTTCGCCGCCGAGCCCTGGAAACACATCCACACCGCCTTCGGCGGCTGGATCGACGGCGTCGCGAGCGCCGCGGTCGTCGCCGCGGTCGTCGCCGCGGCCGGCGACACCGACCGGCTCCGGGAGCCCGTCACCGAACGTCCCTACCGGAAAGTCAGCCTCGACTGTCCCGACGCGGCCAAGGCCGACGCCGTGACCGCCCTCGAGACCGACCTGCCCGACGCGTTCCCCGAGGCCACCGTCGACACCGACTACGGCGTCCGCCTCGAGTTCGAGGACGCCTCGTGGCTGCTGGTTCGCCCGAGCGGCACCGAACCCTACGTGCGCCTCTACGCCGAGAGCGAGTCGGTCGACGACCTCGTCGACGAGGCGAGCGCGGTCGTCGAGTCGGCGGTCGAGGACGCCCGATAG
- the cdd gene encoding cytidine deaminase: MTDLIAAARDAQDRAHVPYSEYRVGAALETADGAVFTGCNLENANYSNSLHAEEVAVAEAVKNGHREFARLAVSSGRRDGVTPCGMCRQTLAEFCDDDLTVICDEGGDEVTEYTLGELLPNTITEETLE, from the coding sequence ATGACCGACTTGATCGCGGCCGCTCGCGACGCACAGGACCGGGCCCACGTCCCCTACTCCGAGTACCGCGTCGGCGCCGCCCTCGAGACGGCCGACGGCGCGGTCTTCACCGGCTGTAACCTCGAGAACGCCAACTACAGCAACAGCCTCCACGCCGAGGAGGTCGCGGTCGCGGAGGCGGTCAAGAACGGCCACCGCGAGTTCGCCCGGCTCGCGGTCAGTTCCGGGCGGCGCGACGGCGTCACGCCCTGTGGGATGTGCCGCCAGACGCTGGCGGAGTTCTGCGACGACGATCTCACCGTGATCTGTGACGAGGGCGGCGACGAGGTGACCGAGTACACGCTTGGCGAACTCCTGCCGAACACGATCACCGAAGAGACACTCGAGTGA
- a CDS encoding DUF488 family protein, N3 subclade, with amino-acid sequence MARGTLADAHVAAIQHGLVDLPADATRIGVVRRPTSWFHAAVDENLPELGPPEPLLESMRDAEADMKLQGLCEEGAHNAAWERVGFEEAYRDHLEDDGDARAAIGALSERSASGESLALVCDENTEKKRCHRTILREFLER; translated from the coding sequence ATGGCACGCGGGACGCTCGCGGACGCCCACGTCGCGGCGATCCAGCACGGGTTGGTCGATCTGCCCGCCGACGCGACCCGGATCGGCGTCGTCCGTCGGCCGACCTCGTGGTTCCACGCGGCCGTCGACGAGAACCTGCCCGAACTCGGGCCTCCGGAACCGCTCCTCGAGTCGATGCGCGACGCCGAGGCGGACATGAAGCTGCAGGGGCTCTGCGAGGAGGGTGCCCACAACGCCGCCTGGGAGCGGGTCGGGTTCGAGGAGGCGTATCGCGACCACCTCGAGGACGACGGCGACGCGCGGGCGGCGATCGGAGCGCTCTCCGAGCGGTCGGCATCGGGCGAGTCGCTGGCGCTGGTCTGTGACGAAAACACCGAAAAGAAGCGGTGTCACCGGACGATCCTCCGGGAGTTCCTCGAGAGGTGA
- a CDS encoding nucleoside phosphorylase, which translates to MTRDSEDPNADEQYHLEVGPDDVADTVLLPGNPERLEKIVAFWDDHEIRGHHREYRTATGTYEGTPISVTSTGIGSPSAAIAVEELARIGVDTFLRVGSCGAIQPDMAVGDLVITTGAVRQEGTSDEYVREDYPAAADGEVVSALVAAAERLGYDYHTGVTMSSDSFYAGQGRPGFDGFEAAGSDALVDELKAANVKNIEMEASAVLTLANLYGLRAGAVCTVYANRETGAFRTEGESRAAETATLATRLLAKMDAVKREAGVDRWHAGLSLE; encoded by the coding sequence ATGACTCGAGACAGCGAAGATCCGAACGCCGACGAACAGTACCACCTCGAGGTCGGCCCCGATGACGTGGCCGACACCGTGTTGCTGCCGGGCAACCCCGAACGCCTCGAGAAGATCGTGGCGTTCTGGGACGACCACGAGATCCGCGGCCACCACCGGGAGTACCGCACCGCAACGGGAACGTACGAGGGGACGCCGATCTCGGTCACCTCGACCGGGATCGGCAGTCCGTCGGCCGCCATCGCCGTCGAGGAACTGGCCCGGATCGGCGTCGACACGTTCCTTCGGGTCGGCTCCTGCGGCGCGATCCAGCCCGACATGGCGGTCGGCGATCTGGTGATCACGACGGGCGCGGTCCGCCAGGAGGGGACCAGCGACGAGTACGTCCGCGAGGACTACCCGGCCGCCGCAGACGGCGAGGTCGTCTCTGCGCTGGTCGCCGCCGCCGAGCGGCTGGGCTACGACTACCACACCGGCGTGACGATGAGTTCGGACTCGTTCTACGCGGGCCAGGGGCGGCCCGGATTCGACGGCTTCGAGGCCGCCGGTTCGGACGCGCTGGTCGACGAACTCAAAGCGGCGAACGTCAAGAACATCGAGATGGAGGCCAGCGCCGTCCTGACGCTGGCGAACCTCTACGGGCTCCGGGCCGGTGCGGTCTGTACCGTCTACGCCAACCGCGAGACCGGCGCGTTCCGGACCGAGGGCGAGTCACGGGCCGCCGAAACCGCGACGCTCGCGACGCGCCTGCTGGCGAAAATGGACGCCGTCAAACGCGAGGCGGGTGTCGACCGCTGGCACGCCGGCCTCTCGCTCGAGTGA
- a CDS encoding mechanosensitive ion channel family protein: protein MVAWQPLLNEPAVIAAAVLALGLVVGYLVGRLNEELLSASGVPEAVEGTPFERTAQSIGTSTVEIVARLSSWFIYGIAVLTAIHIAQLLDTDAFWLRVTEFVPQLFIAVLVLILGFIVADKSELIVSEYLRGVKLPEVSVIPKVVKYSVLYVTFIIALGQVGVHVLALLILLTVYAVGIVIVGTVAFKDFLVSSAAGIYLLLNQPYGIGDEVRIGDQTGIVQEVDLFVTKIEDDSEEYIVPNRKVFEDGIVRMRD from the coding sequence ATGGTAGCGTGGCAGCCGCTCCTCAACGAACCGGCCGTCATCGCGGCGGCGGTGCTGGCGCTCGGACTCGTCGTCGGCTATCTGGTCGGCCGACTCAACGAAGAACTGCTCTCGGCCTCGGGCGTCCCCGAGGCCGTCGAGGGGACCCCCTTCGAGCGGACCGCCCAGTCGATCGGCACCTCGACGGTCGAGATCGTCGCCCGCCTGAGTTCGTGGTTCATCTACGGCATCGCGGTGCTGACCGCGATCCACATCGCCCAGTTGCTCGACACCGACGCCTTCTGGCTGCGGGTCACGGAGTTCGTCCCCCAACTGTTCATCGCTGTCCTCGTTCTCATTCTCGGCTTCATCGTCGCGGACAAGTCGGAGCTGATCGTCAGCGAGTACCTCCGGGGCGTCAAGCTCCCCGAGGTGTCGGTCATCCCGAAAGTGGTCAAGTACTCCGTCCTCTACGTCACCTTCATCATCGCCCTGGGGCAGGTCGGCGTCCACGTCCTCGCGCTCTTGATCCTGTTGACGGTCTACGCCGTCGGCATCGTCATCGTCGGCACCGTCGCCTTCAAGGACTTCCTCGTCTCGAGCGCGGCGGGGATCTACCTGCTTCTGAACCAGCCCTACGGGATCGGCGACGAGGTCCGGATCGGCGACCAGACCGGCATCGTCCAGGAGGTCGATCTCTTCGTCACCAAGATCGAGGACGACTCCGAGGAGTACATCGTCCCCAACCGGAAGGTCTTCGAGGACGGGATCGTCCGGATGCGAGACTGA
- the dacZ gene encoding diadenylate cyclase DacZ → MAGLDDVFGDLFASVDAVVLFSPSGSYYEQFVEIEDLDVIVVGTENAVGAETFVELPLEFENVSERIRYGLEGALEQGVIEDGDEVACATSVFEDGIDTVSRVRADAETRTGIYDLFVKSRADPEVVKSVLEVAIELGKKGQKGKPVGALFVVGDAGKVMNKSRPLSYNPFEKSHVHVGDPIVNVMLKEFSRLDGAFIISDAGKIVSAYRYLEPSAEGVDIPKGLGARHMAGGAITRDTNAIAIVLSESDGLVRAFKAGELILEVDPEAY, encoded by the coding sequence ATGGCTGGGTTAGACGACGTGTTCGGGGACCTCTTTGCGAGTGTCGATGCGGTCGTACTCTTCTCACCCAGCGGCTCTTACTACGAGCAGTTCGTGGAGATCGAGGACCTCGACGTGATCGTCGTCGGGACCGAAAACGCCGTCGGCGCGGAGACGTTCGTCGAACTCCCCCTCGAGTTCGAGAACGTCTCCGAACGGATCCGGTACGGCCTCGAGGGGGCCCTCGAACAGGGCGTGATCGAGGACGGCGACGAGGTGGCCTGTGCGACCAGCGTCTTCGAGGACGGAATCGATACCGTCTCGCGGGTGCGGGCCGACGCGGAGACCCGGACGGGAATCTACGACCTGTTCGTCAAGTCCCGCGCGGACCCGGAAGTGGTCAAGTCGGTGCTGGAGGTGGCGATCGAACTGGGCAAGAAGGGCCAGAAGGGCAAGCCGGTCGGCGCGCTGTTCGTCGTCGGCGACGCGGGCAAGGTGATGAACAAGTCCCGGCCGCTTTCCTACAACCCCTTCGAGAAGTCCCACGTCCACGTCGGCGATCCGATCGTCAACGTGATGCTCAAGGAGTTCTCGCGGCTCGACGGCGCTTTCATAATCTCCGACGCGGGCAAGATCGTCTCGGCGTATCGCTACCTCGAGCCCTCGGCGGAGGGGGTCGACATTCCGAAGGGGCTGGGCGCGCGCCACATGGCCGGCGGTGCGATCACTCGGGACACGAACGCGATCGCGATCGTCCTCTCGGAGAGCGACGGCCTCGTCCGGGCGTTCAAGGCCGGAGAACTCATCCTGGAGGTCGATCCGGAGGCGTACTGA
- a CDS encoding Eco57I restriction-modification methylase domain-containing protein: MPDAAAVHDSLRAIADSANDDMSERDVENLFLEQGFYDALDYEGTGTDLRSEFTLPDDRRPDYITLDTNEAVTAVYEFKTTGRDLPPNEDQLFHYMDHLRAEYGVLTNGEMLRLYRRGDTRPMLVVSLESVTESEVRDLVSALQKREFELTDPEDVNQFLERLEPVPLDEQAELGQEHFFDTFRLEEDGPFADLVIGMMDLLQELRDEREAKFVKGAYDFWEATYADVPDDDNIPDSWEPFIDGKQSLRDFMFCLESGHALLARLLLAKATEDHDFFAGTGYNGMDDYFRGLQGFSDSINLDAFPVAADNLIDDMQEQLVEGLFQDDIFVWWTDGYVEQLSRGHESGPNQFEAVAEGTGEVERISEATRDRFSRAVAEVFFNVLRFDFADVEGDLLGDLYQRYFDPETRKALGEFYTPQPVIDYIMDGVDYNRGVSNERLIDPSCGSGTFLVEAVERYIDDVENYEDNPDWEEHLRDLCTRPRIVGLDIHPFAVLMAQIRFVVAILPAYRKAKQQNPSYTIRRLPIYRTDTLRNERELTGVDIGDDSTRQLTFDAMTEDEQDVRIPVPLPVEVDEDGAAETEDGFLVRRVRMPLFDTIQLETGVSNFGEYFAALQGVLDTVKAHMRLAEEFGDEYDWTYQSGLEERVNHYTSREYDGVEDFFEPYVNDMLENVRYLKEEHNDGRLFKMFEDTVLALVVKNYMEYDYVVGNPPYVSSQNIPDEQKEMIDSLYPDSATGQYDLYCPFFDRSLEWLNEGDRLGFITPNQFMVANYGKGVRKLIQDNTVIKETQDFRDSGVFKDATNYPVITVLQIEGDEEVRESNSIRCGRVKSNIDDESGRELDEQVVETIREEYGNPGYSDDYVDIFDYPQSRLSETRWPVMPEYEWQVFKKIESEADQVVGEVTDAVFQGIMTGKKGVYIVDVLDADIVTTSDSGSTVTISPTGSEEEYEIETDVLRPFIDGKEVERWQVTWGGLHIVHPYQMEETGDDEETAELIDEETLSSELPLTLNYLEQHKEELRNRSSLGDKEWYEYSRPQNLEKFEHPKLILSKISDKATYMSDTEGTWYFTTPYSVLLDEDRGEIAQEMTAQLNSKVLDYYFKHISAVKAGGFYEYLNQYITPVPCMVEADDGEFTSIRGSVEQILSVHHIENKTDRFPEAYLGDYDGELDYITYEWQTRRYPVNADVQADVDDNFTVQAGRSDTINDPAMYSDDRDARKRRAEYVHAAVDGRNVKSGEEMTIPIPRSDAGVEELLDRLEADRDEVQQTDIGALEAEIDEAVYDLFDLTENEREVVEDYLEVF, from the coding sequence ATGCCAGATGCGGCCGCCGTCCACGACTCTCTACGGGCTATTGCCGACAGCGCAAACGACGATATGAGCGAGCGGGACGTTGAAAACCTGTTTTTGGAGCAGGGGTTCTACGATGCACTTGATTACGAGGGAACGGGTACGGACCTCCGGAGCGAGTTTACGCTCCCGGATGATCGACGACCGGACTATATCACACTGGATACCAACGAAGCCGTTACCGCGGTCTACGAGTTCAAGACGACAGGACGAGACCTGCCACCGAATGAAGATCAACTGTTCCACTACATGGACCATCTCCGGGCGGAATACGGCGTCCTCACCAACGGCGAGATGCTTCGGCTCTACCGGCGTGGTGACACCCGTCCGATGCTCGTCGTCTCACTCGAGTCAGTCACCGAGAGTGAGGTGCGTGATCTCGTCAGCGCCCTCCAGAAACGGGAGTTCGAACTCACTGACCCCGAGGACGTGAATCAGTTCCTGGAACGGCTCGAGCCGGTTCCATTGGACGAGCAAGCGGAACTCGGCCAGGAACACTTCTTCGATACCTTCCGGCTCGAGGAGGACGGTCCCTTCGCAGACCTCGTCATCGGGATGATGGACCTGCTTCAGGAACTCCGCGACGAACGGGAGGCGAAGTTCGTGAAGGGGGCATACGACTTCTGGGAAGCAACCTACGCCGATGTTCCCGACGATGACAACATCCCAGATTCGTGGGAGCCGTTTATCGACGGCAAGCAATCGCTTCGGGACTTCATGTTCTGTCTCGAGAGTGGTCACGCACTCCTCGCTCGGCTCCTGCTGGCCAAAGCCACTGAGGACCACGACTTCTTTGCCGGCACGGGCTACAACGGGATGGACGACTACTTCCGCGGCCTCCAGGGCTTCAGCGACAGCATCAATCTCGACGCGTTCCCGGTCGCGGCGGACAACCTCATCGACGATATGCAAGAGCAGTTGGTCGAGGGGCTGTTTCAGGACGACATTTTCGTGTGGTGGACCGACGGCTACGTCGAGCAACTATCCCGTGGACACGAAAGTGGTCCGAACCAGTTCGAGGCCGTCGCAGAGGGAACGGGCGAGGTCGAGCGAATCAGCGAAGCAACGCGGGACCGCTTCAGTCGAGCCGTCGCCGAGGTCTTCTTCAACGTCTTGCGGTTCGACTTCGCGGACGTAGAGGGCGACCTCCTCGGCGACCTCTACCAGCGCTACTTCGACCCAGAGACGCGCAAGGCCCTCGGCGAGTTCTACACGCCGCAACCGGTTATCGACTACATCATGGACGGCGTAGACTACAATCGCGGTGTCTCGAACGAGCGGCTTATCGACCCATCTTGTGGGTCCGGGACGTTCCTCGTGGAAGCTGTCGAGCGCTACATCGATGACGTTGAGAACTACGAGGACAATCCGGACTGGGAGGAACACCTACGGGATCTCTGTACGCGACCGCGAATCGTCGGGCTGGACATCCATCCGTTCGCTGTCCTCATGGCCCAGATTCGGTTCGTGGTCGCTATTCTCCCGGCGTACCGAAAAGCGAAGCAGCAGAACCCGTCTTACACTATTCGACGGCTTCCGATCTACCGCACTGACACCCTTCGCAACGAGCGAGAACTTACCGGGGTCGATATTGGGGACGACAGCACGCGGCAGTTGACCTTCGACGCGATGACCGAAGATGAACAGGACGTTCGGATTCCCGTTCCGCTACCGGTCGAAGTGGACGAGGACGGGGCCGCCGAGACGGAAGACGGGTTCCTCGTTCGGCGCGTGCGGATGCCGCTTTTCGATACCATCCAGTTGGAGACCGGTGTGAGCAACTTCGGCGAGTATTTCGCGGCGCTGCAAGGCGTCTTGGACACGGTAAAGGCGCATATGCGTCTGGCAGAGGAGTTCGGTGATGAATACGACTGGACGTACCAGAGCGGCCTCGAAGAACGCGTCAATCACTACACTTCGCGGGAATACGATGGGGTCGAGGACTTCTTCGAGCCGTACGTCAACGATATGCTCGAGAACGTCCGGTATCTCAAGGAGGAACACAACGACGGACGGCTGTTCAAGATGTTCGAGGACACCGTTCTGGCCCTCGTCGTCAAGAACTACATGGAGTACGACTACGTGGTCGGGAACCCGCCCTACGTCAGTAGCCAAAACATCCCAGATGAACAGAAAGAGATGATAGATAGTTTATATCCAGACTCTGCCACTGGCCAATATGACCTGTATTGCCCCTTCTTTGACCGTAGTTTAGAATGGTTAAACGAAGGTGATAGACTCGGATTTATCACACCGAATCAATTCATGGTTGCTAACTATGGTAAGGGTGTACGTAAACTCATTCAGGACAATACAGTTATTAAAGAAACTCAGGATTTCAGAGATTCAGGAGTTTTCAAAGATGCTACCAATTATCCTGTTATCACCGTTCTTCAAATAGAGGGAGACGAGGAAGTTCGAGAGAGCAATTCTATAAGATGTGGACGAGTCAAGTCAAATATTGATGATGAGAGTGGGAGAGAGTTAGATGAGCAGGTAGTGGAGACTATCAGAGAAGAATATGGCAATCCGGGCTATAGTGATGACTACGTAGACATCTTTGATTATCCCCAATCGAGACTTTCTGAAACTCGATGGCCGGTCATGCCTGAATACGAATGGCAGGTGTTCAAGAAAATCGAATCAGAAGCCGACCAAGTTGTAGGAGAAGTCACAGATGCTGTCTTCCAAGGCATTATGACCGGGAAAAAAGGAGTCTATATTGTTGACGTTCTCGATGCAGATATTGTAACTACCAGTGATTCGGGCAGTACTGTAACTATTTCACCTACGGGTAGCGAAGAAGAATATGAGATTGAAACAGATGTTCTTCGTCCCTTCATTGACGGCAAAGAAGTAGAACGCTGGCAGGTAACATGGGGCGGACTCCACATTGTACACCCATATCAGATGGAGGAAACCGGAGATGACGAAGAAACAGCGGAACTCATTGATGAAGAGACATTGTCGTCTGAACTTCCTCTTACACTGAACTACTTAGAGCAGCATAAAGAAGAACTCAGGAACCGTTCAAGTCTCGGTGACAAAGAGTGGTACGAATACAGTAGGCCACAAAACTTAGAGAAGTTTGAGCATCCAAAACTCATTCTTTCGAAAATTTCGGATAAAGCCACCTATATGTCCGATACAGAGGGTACATGGTACTTCACTACTCCTTATTCCGTTCTTCTTGACGAAGACCGGGGAGAAATTGCACAGGAGATGACCGCACAACTAAACTCAAAAGTGTTAGATTATTACTTTAAACATATATCGGCAGTAAAAGCAGGTGGCTTCTACGAATATCTCAATCAGTATATCACACCAGTCCCATGTATGGTTGAAGCGGACGATGGTGAATTTACTTCTATCCGAGGTTCCGTAGAGCAGATTCTTTCGGTTCATCATATTGAGAACAAGACCGACCGCTTCCCGGAGGCGTACCTCGGCGACTACGACGGCGAACTCGATTACATCACCTACGAGTGGCAGACGCGACGGTACCCGGTCAACGCCGACGTGCAAGCTGACGTGGACGATAACTTCACGGTCCAAGCCGGTCGGTCGGACACCATCAACGACCCAGCGATGTACTCCGATGACCGGGACGCACGGAAGCGACGAGCCGAGTACGTTCACGCCGCCGTCGATGGGCGGAACGTCAAGAGCGGCGAGGAAATGACCATCCCGATTCCACGAAGTGATGCCGGTGTTGAAGAACTACTCGACCGACTCGAAGCAGATCGTGACGAAGTGCAACAGACCGACATCGGGGCACTCGAGGCCGAAATCGACGAAGCAGTGTACGACCTGTTCGACCTGACCGAGAACGAGCGCGAGGTCGTCGAAGACTATCTCGAAGTGTTCTGA
- a CDS encoding transcription initiation factor IIB family protein, whose product MHSARDRVEYEPWLAELETIADRLELSTEARSCAADLFLTDVPESDRSKRAVLAASLYAGSLVAGDGRTQGAVADAADVSRLSIQSRWKELLEAAGLEPPRW is encoded by the coding sequence ATGCACAGCGCCCGGGATCGGGTCGAGTACGAGCCGTGGCTCGCGGAACTCGAGACGATCGCCGACCGGCTCGAGCTCTCGACGGAGGCCCGCTCGTGTGCGGCCGACCTCTTTCTGACCGACGTCCCCGAGTCGGATCGATCGAAGCGGGCGGTACTGGCCGCCAGTCTCTATGCCGGCTCGCTCGTCGCCGGCGACGGCCGCACGCAGGGCGCGGTCGCCGACGCCGCCGACGTCTCCCGGCTCTCGATCCAATCGCGCTGGAAGGAGTTGCTCGAGGCGGCGGGCCTCGAGCCGCCGCGCTGGTAA
- a CDS encoding phosphopantetheine adenylyltransferase produces MDVALGGTFDPVHDGHRRLFERAFELGDVTVGLTSDDLAPKTRDVDRRVRSFDERKRNLESELESIAADHDRAFEVRMLESPTGIATEPQYDYLVVSPETREGGTRINEIRRERGHDPLEVVVVPHVLAEDGDIISSTRIVHGEIDEHGAVVDGE; encoded by the coding sequence ATGGACGTCGCGCTTGGTGGGACCTTCGACCCCGTTCATGACGGCCATCGACGGCTGTTCGAACGGGCGTTCGAACTCGGGGACGTGACTGTCGGCTTGACCAGCGACGACCTCGCCCCGAAGACACGAGACGTCGACCGGCGGGTCCGGTCGTTCGACGAACGGAAACGGAACCTCGAGTCGGAACTCGAGTCGATCGCGGCCGATCACGACCGCGCGTTCGAAGTTCGGATGCTCGAGTCGCCCACGGGGATCGCAACGGAACCGCAGTACGACTATCTCGTCGTTTCGCCGGAGACCCGCGAGGGCGGCACACGTATCAACGAGATCCGCCGCGAACGGGGCCACGACCCGCTCGAGGTCGTCGTCGTCCCGCACGTCCTGGCCGAGGACGGCGACATCATCTCGAGTACCCGGATCGTCCACGGTGAGATCGACGAACACGGCGCGGTCGTCGACGGGGAGTAA